One genomic segment of Thermodesulfobacterium sp. TA1 includes these proteins:
- a CDS encoding diguanylate cyclase, whose protein sequence is MKLNNWITLIREELKEPLRVIVYDQSKVVTFFLEEVLETYQIELISVEKFSFAEDSLFQIAVLVVQGGEDFSFLLKKIKETYEEAKVCVILNFLKEEDIGRYFDLGVDEVVFKPFSLNELKARLSKLFKEYYLDKKIKRFLIEDPLTGVYNRRFFEEKIREEAYKALRQKYPLSLMMIDLDNFKWYNDYLGHKEGDALLKLVGETLLHSVRLGVDLVFRYGGDEFVVLLPYTTKEQAEQVAERIKKNWEVYNIPNVKLSIGIAQLQDKKNLEKSIEEVITKADALMYAEKKANKVSV, encoded by the coding sequence ATGAAGTTAAATAATTGGATAACCCTTATAAGAGAAGAGCTTAAAGAACCCCTTAGGGTTATAGTCTATGACCAGAGTAAGGTAGTAACCTTTTTCTTAGAGGAGGTTTTAGAGACTTATCAAATAGAGTTGATATCTGTTGAAAAGTTTTCTTTTGCAGAGGATAGCCTTTTTCAGATAGCGGTGTTGGTGGTTCAAGGAGGAGAAGATTTTTCTTTTCTTTTAAAAAAGATAAAAGAAACCTATGAAGAGGCTAAAGTTTGTGTGATTTTAAACTTTTTAAAAGAAGAGGATATAGGGCGTTATTTTGATTTAGGGGTAGATGAGGTTGTGTTTAAGCCTTTTAGCCTAAACGAGCTTAAAGCCAGACTGTCTAAGCTTTTTAAAGAATATTACTTAGATAAAAAGATAAAACGCTTCTTGATAGAAGACCCTCTTACCGGAGTTTATAATCGAAGATTTTTTGAGGAAAAAATAAGGGAAGAAGCCTATAAAGCCCTTAGACAAAAATATCCTCTTAGTTTGATGATGATAGACCTTGACAACTTTAAGTGGTATAACGACTATCTTGGTCATAAAGAAGGTGATGCTCTGTTAAAGCTGGTGGGAGAAACCTTGTTGCATAGTGTAAGATTAGGGGTAGACCTAGTGTTTAGGTATGGGGGAGACGAGTTTGTTGTTCTTTTACCTTATACTACAAAAGAACAAGCTGAGCAGGTAGCAGAAAGGATTAAAAAAAATTGGGAAGTCTATAACATTCCTAACGTTAAACTTTCTATAGGAATAGCTCAACTGCAAGATAAAAAGAACTTAGAAAAGTCTATAGAAGAAGTAATTACTAAGGCAGACGCTTTGATGTATGCCGAGAAAAAAGCTAATAAAGTATCGGTCTAA